A single genomic interval of Ramlibacter sp. harbors:
- a CDS encoding TorF family putative porin, which translates to MKLKTALFASALALTGVSAFAQAKAPEPDYTLSGNMTLASDYRFRGISQTNKKPALQGGFDFAHKSGFYLGNWNSNISSQFYNGANIEMDFYGGYKGSAGDLGYDLGAIYYYYPGSGNIAGTNKIDNTELYAGVSYGPFSAKYYHAVSKFFSAPNTKNSFYIDLGYAQDLGDGWGVNAHVGYQKVKNTPGGAGKITDYKLGVTKDLSGYVVGASYVSTNRKNTFFDPTAGKDVGKGTVVVSVAKSF; encoded by the coding sequence ATGAAATTGAAGACCGCGCTGTTTGCTTCGGCCCTGGCCCTGACGGGCGTTTCTGCTTTCGCCCAGGCCAAGGCGCCCGAACCCGACTACACGCTGAGCGGCAACATGACGCTGGCTTCCGACTACCGGTTTCGTGGCATCTCCCAGACCAACAAGAAGCCGGCCCTGCAGGGTGGCTTTGACTTCGCGCACAAGTCCGGTTTCTACCTGGGCAACTGGAACTCCAACATCAGCAGCCAGTTCTACAACGGCGCCAACATCGAGATGGACTTCTACGGCGGCTACAAGGGTTCCGCCGGTGACCTGGGCTATGACCTGGGTGCCATCTATTACTACTACCCCGGTTCGGGCAACATCGCCGGCACCAACAAGATCGACAACACCGAGCTGTACGCCGGCGTGAGCTATGGCCCGTTCTCGGCCAAGTACTACCACGCGGTGTCCAAGTTCTTCTCGGCTCCCAACACCAAGAACAGCTTCTACATCGACCTGGGCTACGCCCAGGACCTGGGTGACGGCTGGGGCGTCAACGCCCACGTGGGTTACCAGAAGGTCAAGAACACCCCCGGCGGCGCCGGCAAGATCACCGACTACAAGCTGGGCGTCACCAAGGACCTGAGCGGCTACGTCGTCGGTGCTTCCTATGTGTCGACCAACCGCAAGAACACGTTCTTCGACCCGACCGCCGGCAAGGACGTGGGCAAGGGCACCGTGGTGGTGTCGGTTGCCAAGTCGTTCTAA
- a CDS encoding LytTR family transcriptional regulator yields MTDSVTIWLRRYQPYRRRAEVAFWVVVLGLNAAFNSAVAWMDLRRSRPDVQAWEPVLWEVSSVLVLGLMVPALIAFERRYPLRWERLPRHLGAHLVASVVFCAAHMALMFALRYPVYALVGATYRPGPWLTQFGYEYLKDVRSYATLLLTVLGYRLLLLRAQGEARVLDPAEAPAGEAPAPPTPTVATRPERFLVRKLRKEFLVAAADIEWLQAQGNYVALHVHGHDYLLRSTLSDFMAQLDPARFARVHRSHVVNLDRIAEIEPTDGGDAVLRMKDGSTVPCSRRYRDALAGPAPG; encoded by the coding sequence ATGACCGACAGCGTCACCATCTGGCTTCGCCGCTACCAGCCCTATCGCCGCCGGGCCGAGGTGGCTTTCTGGGTGGTGGTGCTGGGGCTGAATGCTGCCTTCAACAGCGCGGTGGCGTGGATGGACCTGCGCCGCAGCCGCCCGGACGTGCAGGCCTGGGAGCCGGTGCTGTGGGAAGTGTCGAGCGTTCTGGTGCTGGGCCTGATGGTCCCGGCGCTGATCGCCTTCGAGCGGCGCTACCCGCTGCGCTGGGAGCGGCTGCCGCGCCACCTGGGCGCGCACCTCGTGGCCAGCGTGGTGTTCTGCGCGGCCCACATGGCATTGATGTTTGCGCTGCGCTACCCCGTCTACGCGCTGGTGGGCGCCACCTACCGGCCGGGCCCCTGGCTGACCCAGTTCGGCTACGAGTACCTCAAAGACGTTCGCAGTTACGCCACCCTGCTGCTCACGGTGCTGGGCTACCGGCTGCTGCTGCTGCGGGCGCAGGGCGAGGCCAGGGTGCTGGACCCGGCCGAGGCGCCCGCCGGCGAAGCACCCGCGCCACCCACGCCGACCGTGGCGACGCGGCCCGAGCGCTTCCTGGTGCGCAAGCTGCGCAAGGAGTTCCTGGTGGCGGCGGCCGACATCGAATGGCTGCAGGCCCAGGGCAACTATGTGGCCCTGCATGTGCACGGCCACGACTACCTGCTGCGCTCGACGTTGTCGGACTTCATGGCGCAGCTGGACCCGGCGCGCTTCGCGCGGGTGCACCGCAGCCATGTGGTGAACCTGGACCGGATTGCCGAAATCGAGCCCACCGATGGCGGGGATGCGGTGCTGCGCATGAAGGACGGCTCCACGGTGCCGTGCAGCCGGCGCTACCGTGACGCGCTGGCCGGCCCCGCGCCCGGCTGA
- a CDS encoding cupin-like domain-containing protein — MTAPMTQPTGPTFQRIEEVPFAAFEQGGHIAGRRTPLLVKGAVRHWPAWDRWSFDHLADLCEDRPEPITARFQTGLTEQGATRQARHLPVAPYLRELGRQAVAQGGNGATLAPYPPSTTEVPGQRFTLDWSRMNFTPDRLYLQQWDMLAALPALRRDFPLRRLWPGGRLTWEYVFMGPANTLSGLHFDFPNNWFCQVRGTKEFILFGPEQTPHLSVARKYDWGATLSEVDIARLDQQPAVRDRFARAHGIYARVEAGDALYIPRRTWHAVVSLTPSISIGIFGLTPFEVATGGSLATIQDGLHRARLYRWGHCTCHPARPSAA, encoded by the coding sequence ATGACCGCTCCCATGACCCAGCCCACCGGCCCGACCTTCCAGCGCATCGAGGAGGTGCCGTTCGCGGCGTTCGAGCAGGGCGGCCACATCGCCGGGCGGCGCACGCCGCTGCTGGTCAAGGGCGCGGTGCGGCACTGGCCCGCCTGGGACCGCTGGTCTTTTGACCACCTGGCCGACCTGTGCGAGGACCGCCCCGAACCCATCACGGCGCGGTTCCAGACCGGCCTGACCGAACAGGGCGCCACGCGCCAGGCGCGTCACCTGCCCGTGGCACCGTACCTGCGCGAGCTGGGCCGGCAGGCCGTGGCCCAGGGCGGCAACGGTGCGACGCTGGCGCCCTACCCACCCTCCACCACCGAAGTTCCGGGCCAGCGCTTTACGCTGGACTGGTCGCGCATGAACTTCACGCCCGACCGCCTGTACCTGCAGCAGTGGGACATGCTGGCGGCGCTGCCCGCGCTGCGCCGGGACTTTCCGCTGCGCCGGCTGTGGCCCGGCGGGCGCCTGACCTGGGAGTACGTGTTCATGGGCCCGGCCAACACGCTGTCCGGCCTGCACTTTGACTTTCCCAACAACTGGTTTTGCCAGGTGCGCGGCACCAAGGAGTTCATCCTGTTCGGGCCCGAGCAGACCCCGCACCTGAGCGTGGCCCGCAAGTACGACTGGGGCGCCACGCTGAGCGAGGTGGACATCGCCCGGCTCGACCAGCAGCCCGCCGTGCGCGACCGGTTTGCCCGGGCGCATGGGATCTATGCCCGGGTCGAGGCGGGTGACGCGCTGTACATCCCGCGGCGCACCTGGCACGCGGTGGTGTCGCTGACCCCGTCGATCAGCATCGGCATCTTCGGGCTCACGCCCTTCGAGGTGGCCACGGGCGGCAGCCTGGCCACGATCCAGGACGGCCTGCACCGCGCGCGGCTGTACCGCTGGGGCCATTGCACCTGCCACCCGGCGCGGCCTTCCGCCGCCTAG
- a CDS encoding aldose 1-epimerase: MTLALELSCDGLRCEIAPALGGCIAGLWLHGVPVLRSTPAAQLVSARQAGSYPLVPFSNRVGQATLQWQGTSHPLVHNNAAEPHAIHGVGWQRPWEVLESTAQFAMLSFEHRADAAWPFAFDTSQTFRITPGALELTMGITNQSGTPAPVGLGWHPYFVKRAGSRVSFEARGRWEMGPDKLPTSRSASSGLDADCASLDVDHCFDGWNGRVTLRDPQLLTRIDSSLRRLVVFTNGTRDFVAIEPVSHVNNALNLMQSTGARAEELGVQVLAPGESLSAQMTIHVEALA, from the coding sequence ATGACCCTTGCGCTTGAACTCTCGTGCGACGGCCTGCGCTGCGAAATCGCGCCCGCCCTGGGCGGCTGCATCGCCGGCCTGTGGCTTCATGGGGTGCCGGTGCTGCGATCCACGCCGGCGGCGCAGCTGGTGTCGGCGCGCCAGGCCGGCAGCTACCCGCTGGTGCCGTTCTCCAACCGGGTGGGCCAGGCCACGCTGCAATGGCAGGGCACCAGCCATCCGCTGGTCCACAACAATGCCGCCGAGCCGCATGCCATCCATGGCGTGGGCTGGCAGCGCCCCTGGGAGGTGCTGGAGAGCACGGCCCAGTTCGCCATGCTGTCGTTCGAGCACCGCGCCGACGCGGCCTGGCCCTTTGCCTTTGACACCTCGCAGACTTTCCGCATCACGCCGGGCGCGCTCGAGCTCACCATGGGCATCACCAACCAGTCGGGCACGCCCGCGCCCGTGGGCCTGGGCTGGCACCCCTACTTCGTCAAGCGCGCCGGCAGCCGCGTCAGCTTCGAGGCCCGTGGCCGCTGGGAGATGGGCCCCGACAAGCTGCCCACGTCCCGCTCGGCGTCCAGCGGGCTGGACGCCGATTGCGCCAGCCTCGACGTGGACCACTGCTTTGACGGCTGGAACGGCCGCGTGACCCTGCGCGACCCCCAGCTGCTGACCCGCATCGACTCCAGCCTGCGCCGCCTCGTGGTGTTCACCAACGGCACGCGGGACTTCGTGGCGATCGAGCCCGTGAGTCACGTCAACAATGCGCTGAACCTCATGCAAAGCACCGGCGCGCGCGCCGAGGAGCTGGGCGTGCAGGTGCTGGCGCCCGGCGAGTCGCTGAGCGCGCAGATGACGATTCATGTGGAGGCGCTGGCGTGA
- a CDS encoding ammonium transporter yields the protein MKKLLASLALGLGLLIGGTAAIAQTPAAAPAASAPAAEAKPAEAAPAAAAPAAAAPAAAAEAPKATVDKGDVSWMMISTALVIFMAVPGLALFYGGLVRSKNMLSVLMQVLVVFSLITVLWAIYGYSVAFGAEGKIIGDLSKIFLKGVNGDSLADTFTATAKLPEFVFIAFQATFAGITCALIVGSFAERMKFSAVLLFSVIWFTFCYLPIAHMVWGSGGYLLGKGALDFAGGTVVHINAGVAGLVGAYMVGKRLGYGKESMAPHSLTLTMVGASMLWVGWFGFNAGSNLEATSGAALAFINTLVATAAAVLAWCIGEALSKGKASMLGAASGAIAGLVAITPACGSVGPMGAIILGLLAGFVCLWGVNGLKRMLGADDSLDVFGVHGVGGILGAILTGVFTAPGLGGTGKADFSIMSQVMIQAEGVLITIVWSAVVAFIAYKIVDMVIGLRVTEEEEREGLDISAHGETAYHR from the coding sequence ATGAAAAAACTACTTGCCTCCCTGGCCCTGGGCCTGGGCCTGTTGATTGGCGGCACGGCCGCCATCGCGCAAACGCCCGCTGCCGCTCCCGCGGCGTCGGCTCCGGCTGCTGAAGCCAAACCCGCGGAAGCCGCTCCCGCGGCGGCAGCTCCCGCTGCGGCAGCCCCTGCGGCCGCCGCGGAAGCCCCCAAGGCCACCGTCGACAAGGGCGACGTGTCCTGGATGATGATTTCCACCGCGCTCGTGATCTTCATGGCGGTGCCCGGCCTGGCCCTGTTCTACGGCGGCCTGGTGCGCAGCAAGAACATGCTGTCGGTGCTGATGCAGGTGCTGGTGGTGTTCTCGCTGATCACCGTGCTGTGGGCCATCTACGGCTACAGCGTGGCGTTCGGTGCCGAGGGCAAGATCATTGGCGACCTGAGCAAGATCTTCCTCAAGGGCGTCAACGGCGATTCGCTGGCCGACACCTTCACCGCCACCGCCAAGTTGCCCGAGTTCGTGTTCATCGCGTTCCAGGCCACCTTTGCGGGCATCACCTGCGCGCTGATCGTGGGCTCGTTCGCCGAGCGCATGAAGTTCTCCGCTGTGCTGCTGTTCTCGGTGATCTGGTTCACCTTCTGCTACCTGCCGATCGCCCACATGGTGTGGGGCTCGGGCGGCTACCTGCTGGGCAAGGGCGCGCTGGACTTCGCGGGCGGCACCGTGGTGCACATCAACGCCGGCGTCGCCGGTCTGGTGGGCGCCTACATGGTGGGCAAGCGCCTGGGCTACGGCAAGGAATCGATGGCGCCTCACAGCCTGACGCTGACCATGGTCGGTGCCTCCATGCTGTGGGTGGGCTGGTTCGGCTTCAACGCCGGCTCCAACCTGGAAGCCACCAGCGGCGCTGCCCTGGCCTTCATCAACACGCTGGTGGCCACCGCCGCTGCCGTGCTGGCCTGGTGCATCGGCGAGGCGCTGTCCAAGGGCAAGGCCTCGATGCTGGGTGCTGCTTCGGGTGCCATCGCTGGTCTGGTTGCCATCACGCCGGCCTGCGGTTCGGTGGGCCCCATGGGCGCCATCATCCTGGGCCTGCTGGCTGGCTTCGTCTGCCTGTGGGGTGTCAATGGCCTCAAGCGCATGCTGGGCGCCGACGACTCGCTGGACGTGTTCGGCGTGCACGGCGTGGGCGGCATCCTGGGCGCCATCCTGACCGGCGTGTTCACCGCGCCTGGCCTGGGCGGCACCGGCAAGGCCGACTTCTCCATCATGAGCCAGGTGATGATCCAGGCCGAAGGCGTGCTGATCACCATCGTGTGGTCGGCGGTCGTGGCCTTCATTGCCTACAAGATCGTTGACATGGTCATCGGCCTGCGTGTGACCGAAGAGGAAGAGCGCGAAGGCCTGGACATCAGCGCCCACGGCGAGACGGCCTATCACCGTTAA
- a CDS encoding YafY family transcriptional regulator — translation MRRADRLFHIIQLIRGRRLTTAAFLAQRMEVSERTIYRDVADLQHQGVPIEGEAGVGYRLGAGFDLPPMMFTQDEAKALVASVRVAQVWLDPALAQSAQDALGKIMSVLPGDARAAAEALAVFASGGGLGPPAQRTLQTLREAVQARCKVFIQYRDLSDKASERTLRPLGCFYWGKVWTLAAWCESREDFRSFRVDRITYVRRLEERFRDEPGRTLADLVRLDEARAREQGWAC, via the coding sequence ATGCGCCGCGCCGACCGCCTGTTCCACATCATCCAGCTCATCCGCGGGCGGCGCCTGACCACGGCCGCCTTCCTGGCCCAGCGCATGGAAGTGTCCGAGCGCACCATCTACCGCGACGTGGCCGACCTGCAGCACCAGGGCGTGCCGATCGAGGGCGAGGCCGGGGTGGGCTACCGGCTGGGCGCGGGCTTCGACCTGCCGCCCATGATGTTCACCCAGGACGAAGCCAAGGCGCTGGTGGCTTCGGTGCGCGTGGCCCAGGTCTGGCTCGACCCGGCGCTGGCGCAAAGCGCCCAGGACGCGCTGGGCAAGATCATGTCGGTGCTGCCGGGCGACGCGCGCGCGGCCGCCGAGGCCCTGGCGGTGTTTGCTTCCGGCGGTGGCCTGGGCCCGCCGGCCCAGCGCACATTGCAGACCCTGCGCGAGGCAGTGCAGGCGCGCTGCAAGGTCTTCATCCAGTACCGTGACCTGAGCGACAAGGCCAGCGAGCGCACGCTGCGCCCGCTGGGCTGCTTCTACTGGGGCAAGGTCTGGACGCTCGCGGCCTGGTGCGAAAGCCGCGAGGACTTCCGCAGCTTCCGGGTGGACCGCATCACCTACGTGCGGCGGCTCGAGGAGCGCTTTCGCGACGAGCCCGGGCGCACGCTGGCCGACCTGGTGCGGCTGGACGAGGCGAGGGCGCGCGAGCAGGGCTGGGCATGCTGA
- a CDS encoding SMP-30/gluconolactonase/LRE family protein encodes MSAWQTAFAHRCELGESPFWHSQEKRLYWVDIPGRQLHRGDPATGELQSQAVAQEPGCMAPARSGGLVLALRDGVYRVREWGTGPVLLARFNHDPATTRFNDGKADPLGRFWAGTMYEPRDARRAELFSVDCRPQVAGAAGTGAPVVQLKAQNGVIANGLAWSPDAATVYWTDTTHHLIQAWDWNADSNGMSGHRVFRQFPAKPAGWQPGQPGYGGRPDGAAVDAQGNYWVAMFEGGRVLKLSPGGQTLAEFPTPAQCPTMPCFGGDDLRTLYLTTARHGRPADELARYPDSGCVFSMRVDVPGLPVNFFID; translated from the coding sequence GTGAGCGCGTGGCAAACCGCCTTCGCGCACCGCTGCGAACTCGGCGAATCCCCGTTCTGGCACTCGCAGGAAAAGCGCCTGTACTGGGTCGACATCCCGGGCCGGCAACTGCACCGTGGCGACCCCGCCACCGGCGAGCTGCAGAGCCAGGCGGTGGCGCAGGAGCCCGGCTGCATGGCGCCCGCGCGCTCCGGCGGCCTGGTGCTGGCCCTGCGCGACGGCGTGTACCGGGTGCGCGAGTGGGGCACCGGGCCCGTGCTGCTGGCGCGCTTCAACCATGACCCGGCCACCACGCGCTTCAACGACGGCAAGGCCGACCCGCTGGGCCGCTTCTGGGCCGGCACCATGTACGAGCCGCGTGACGCGCGCCGCGCGGAGCTGTTTTCGGTGGACTGCCGGCCGCAGGTGGCGGGCGCGGCGGGCACCGGGGCGCCCGTGGTCCAGCTCAAGGCGCAAAACGGCGTGATCGCCAACGGCCTGGCCTGGTCGCCCGATGCCGCCACCGTGTACTGGACCGACACCACCCACCACCTGATCCAGGCCTGGGACTGGAATGCCGACTCCAACGGCATGAGCGGCCACCGGGTCTTCCGCCAGTTCCCTGCCAAACCCGCGGGCTGGCAGCCGGGCCAGCCCGGCTACGGCGGCCGCCCCGATGGCGCGGCCGTGGATGCCCAGGGCAACTACTGGGTGGCCATGTTCGAGGGTGGGCGCGTGCTCAAGCTCTCGCCCGGCGGCCAGACCCTGGCCGAGTTCCCCACGCCGGCACAGTGCCCCACCATGCCCTGCTTTGGCGGCGACGATCTGCGCACGCTGTACCTCACCACCGCCCGCCATGGCCGGCCGGCCGACGAGCTGGCCCGCTACCCCGACTCCGGCTGTGTTTTCTCGATGCGGGTCGACGTGCCGGGCCTGCCCGTCAACTTTTTCATCGACTGA
- the glcE gene encoding glycolate oxidase subunit GlcE has protein sequence MDPALLTVLDRIRDAAASGTPLRLRGGGTKDFYGEPPRGELLDTTPLAGITSYEPSELVVTARAGTPLAALEAELAAQGQCLPFEPPHFGPGATVGGMVAAGLSGPARACVGPVRDYVLGLSLVNGRAEHLTFGGQVMKNVAGYDVSRLMVGALGTLGLITEVSLKVLPFAPAQATLRFALDEATAIRRLNEWAGLPLPLNASSWVVDAGQPTLYLRLRGAVAAVEAACGWLLREAPGQRVDSPEVSADWTAARELQLPWFTEGHARGQDLWRLSVPPTTPPLGLGDTLIDWLGGQRWVWAAPDDAQAPGRLRQAVAGVGGNATLFIAASGRPDWTPARFDAIKPPLDRIQRELKREFDPAGIFNPGRLQAA, from the coding sequence ATGGATCCAGCTTTGCTCACCGTGCTCGACCGCATCCGCGACGCCGCCGCCAGCGGCACCCCGCTGCGCCTGCGCGGCGGCGGCACCAAGGACTTCTATGGCGAGCCGCCGCGTGGCGAGCTGCTCGACACCACGCCGCTGGCCGGCATCACCAGTTACGAGCCCAGCGAGCTGGTGGTTACCGCGCGGGCCGGCACGCCGCTGGCGGCGCTGGAGGCCGAGCTGGCCGCGCAGGGCCAGTGCCTGCCTTTCGAGCCGCCCCACTTCGGCCCCGGCGCCACGGTGGGCGGCATGGTGGCCGCCGGGCTGAGCGGCCCGGCCCGGGCCTGCGTGGGGCCGGTGCGCGACTATGTGCTGGGCTTGTCCCTGGTCAATGGCCGAGCCGAGCACCTCACCTTTGGCGGCCAGGTCATGAAGAACGTGGCGGGCTATGACGTGTCGCGGCTCATGGTGGGCGCGCTGGGCACGCTGGGCCTGATCACCGAGGTCAGCCTCAAGGTGCTGCCCTTCGCGCCCGCGCAGGCCACGCTGCGCTTTGCGCTGGACGAGGCCACCGCAATTCGCCGGCTCAATGAATGGGCTGGCCTGCCGCTGCCGCTCAACGCCAGTTCCTGGGTGGTGGACGCGGGCCAGCCCACGCTGTACCTGCGCCTGCGAGGCGCGGTGGCCGCCGTGGAGGCGGCCTGCGGCTGGCTGCTGCGCGAGGCACCGGGCCAACGCGTGGACTCGCCCGAGGTCAGCGCCGACTGGACCGCCGCGCGCGAGCTGCAACTGCCCTGGTTCACCGAAGGCCATGCCCGGGGCCAGGACCTGTGGCGCCTGTCGGTGCCGCCCACCACGCCGCCGCTGGGCCTGGGCGACACACTGATCGACTGGCTGGGCGGCCAGCGCTGGGTCTGGGCCGCGCCCGACGACGCGCAGGCGCCCGGGCGGCTGCGCCAGGCGGTGGCCGGCGTGGGCGGAAACGCTACGCTTTTCATAGCAGCCAGTGGCCGCCCCGACTGGACTCCAGCCCGATTTGATGCAATAAAGCCGCCGCTGGACCGGATCCAGCGCGAACTGAAGCGCGAATTCGACCCCGCGGGCATCTTCAACCCCGGCCGCCTGCAGGCGGCCTGA
- a CDS encoding DUF1275 domain-containing protein: MRRLRHLTGRHRTQSINRLLGLLLAFNAGAINAGGVIVVHSYTSHMTGFVSVLADNLVLGEVTLVLGAIGALLFFLMGAATTAVLVNWGHRRRLQSGYALPLLLEAVLLLVFGLIGATLNRQTPFAVPLTVLLLTFTMGLQNALVTKVSSALIRTTHMTGIITDLGIELGKLAYWNRGDSPPESRVRANRAKLRLYASLLAMFLAGGVLGAAGFKYLGFVSVVPLALVLLALSLPPLLRDLRQFGHREPRAAAAPTPAPERP, translated from the coding sequence ATGCGACGCCTGCGTCACCTCACCGGCCGGCACCGCACCCAGTCGATCAACCGCCTGCTGGGCCTGCTGCTGGCGTTCAACGCCGGAGCCATCAACGCGGGCGGGGTGATCGTGGTGCATTCCTACACCTCGCACATGACGGGTTTCGTCTCGGTGCTGGCCGACAACCTGGTGCTGGGCGAGGTCACTCTGGTGCTCGGGGCCATCGGGGCCCTGCTGTTCTTCCTCATGGGGGCGGCCACCACGGCCGTTCTGGTGAACTGGGGCCATCGCCGGCGCCTGCAAAGCGGCTATGCCCTGCCTTTGCTGCTGGAGGCCGTGCTGCTGCTGGTGTTCGGCCTGATCGGGGCCACGCTCAATCGCCAGACCCCGTTTGCCGTGCCGCTCACGGTGCTGCTGCTCACCTTCACCATGGGCCTGCAGAACGCGCTGGTGACCAAGGTGTCGTCGGCCCTGATCCGCACCACCCACATGACCGGCATCATCACCGACCTGGGCATTGAACTGGGCAAGCTGGCCTACTGGAACCGCGGCGATTCACCGCCCGAAAGCCGGGTGCGCGCCAACCGCGCCAAGCTGCGGCTGTATGCCTCGTTGCTGGCCATGTTCCTGGCCGGCGGCGTGCTGGGCGCGGCCGGCTTCAAGTACCTGGGCTTTGTCAGCGTGGTGCCGCTGGCGCTGGTGCTGCTGGCCCTGTCGCTGCCGCCACTGCTGCGCGACCTGCGGCAGTTTGGCCACCGCGAACCCCGCGCCGCCGCCGCGCCCACGCCCGCCCCCGAAAGGCCCTGA
- the glnK gene encoding P-II family nitrogen regulator, with the protein MKLVTAIIKPFKLDEVREALSGIGVQGITVTEVKGFGRQKGHTELYRGAEYVVDFLPKVKIEAAVADELVERVIEAVEGAARTGKIGDGKIFVYNLEQVVRIRTGETGKDAL; encoded by the coding sequence ATGAAACTCGTAACGGCCATCATCAAACCGTTCAAGCTGGATGAGGTGCGGGAGGCACTGTCCGGCATCGGTGTGCAGGGCATTACCGTGACCGAAGTCAAGGGCTTCGGTCGCCAGAAGGGCCACACCGAGCTGTACCGCGGTGCGGAATACGTCGTGGATTTCCTGCCCAAGGTCAAGATCGAGGCGGCGGTGGCCGACGAGTTGGTCGAGCGCGTGATCGAAGCCGTCGAAGGTGCAGCGCGCACCGGCAAGATCGGCGACGGCAAGATTTTTGTTTACAACCTGGAGCAAGTAGTTCGCATCCGCACCGGTGAAACCGGCAAGGACGCGCTGTAA
- the glcF gene encoding glycolate oxidase subunit GlcF, with product MQTHLAPEYRDTAEGQEAEAILRKCVHCGFCTATCPTYQLLGDELDGPRGRIYLMKQVLEGEAPTRKTQLHLDRCLTCRNCESTCPSGVQYGHLVDIGRKLVDARVPRPPVERATRWLLKEGLPSPLFGPAMKLGQAVRGLLPESLKAKVPAPQDAGAWPATRHPRKMLMLAGCVQPAMMPNINSATARVLDAAGIEAVVAPAAGCCGAVKFHLNDQDGGLAQMRANVDAWWPEVEAGVEAIVMNASGCGVTVKEYGHLLRHDPAYAARAARISALTRDLSELLPELGAALQAARPGLAARVKQTAPPLVFHPPCTLQHGQQLRGGVEKHLGALGFQVRVALNESHLCCGSAGTYSVLQPELAYPLRDRKLGQLAAQAPEVIVSANIGCITHLQSGTATPVKHWVELLDSALAA from the coding sequence ATGCAAACCCATCTCGCGCCCGAGTACCGGGACACCGCCGAAGGCCAGGAGGCCGAGGCCATCCTGCGCAAGTGCGTGCACTGCGGCTTCTGCACCGCCACCTGCCCGACCTACCAGTTGCTGGGCGACGAGCTCGACGGGCCGCGCGGGCGCATCTACCTCATGAAGCAGGTGCTCGAGGGCGAGGCACCCACGCGCAAGACCCAGCTGCACCTGGACCGCTGCCTGACCTGCCGCAACTGCGAGAGCACCTGCCCGAGCGGCGTGCAATACGGCCACCTGGTGGACATCGGCCGCAAGCTGGTCGATGCCAGGGTGCCGCGCCCGCCGGTCGAGCGCGCCACCCGCTGGCTGCTCAAGGAAGGCCTGCCGTCACCGCTGTTCGGCCCGGCCATGAAGCTGGGCCAGGCGGTGCGCGGGCTGTTGCCCGAAAGCCTCAAGGCCAAGGTGCCCGCGCCGCAGGACGCCGGGGCCTGGCCCGCCACCCGCCACCCGCGCAAAATGCTGATGCTGGCCGGCTGCGTGCAGCCGGCCATGATGCCCAACATCAACAGCGCGACCGCGCGCGTGCTGGACGCCGCGGGCATCGAGGCCGTGGTCGCGCCCGCGGCCGGCTGCTGCGGCGCGGTCAAATTCCACCTCAACGACCAGGACGGCGGGCTGGCCCAGATGCGCGCCAATGTCGATGCCTGGTGGCCCGAGGTGGAGGCCGGCGTGGAGGCGATCGTGATGAACGCCTCGGGCTGCGGCGTGACCGTCAAGGAATACGGCCACCTGCTGCGCCACGACCCGGCCTACGCGGCGCGCGCGGCGCGCATCAGCGCGCTGACGCGCGACCTGAGCGAGCTGCTGCCCGAGCTGGGCGCCGCGCTGCAGGCTGCCCGCCCCGGGCTGGCCGCGCGCGTGAAGCAGACCGCGCCGCCACTGGTCTTTCACCCGCCCTGCACGCTGCAGCATGGCCAGCAGCTGCGCGGTGGCGTCGAGAAGCACCTGGGCGCACTGGGCTTCCAGGTGCGGGTGGCGCTCAATGAATCGCACCTGTGCTGCGGCTCCGCGGGCACCTACAGCGTGCTCCAGCCCGAGCTGGCCTACCCCTTGCGCGACCGCAAACTGGGCCAGCTGGCGGCGCAGGCGCCCGAGGTCATTGTGAGCGCCAACATCGGCTGCATCACCCACCTGCAAAGCGGCACGGCCACGCCCGTGAAGCACTGGGTCGAGCTGCTGGACAGCGCGCTCGCGGCCTAG